In Arachis hypogaea cultivar Tifrunner chromosome 17, arahy.Tifrunner.gnm2.J5K5, whole genome shotgun sequence, a single window of DNA contains:
- the LOC112767386 gene encoding ATP-dependent 6-phosphofructokinase 6: protein MASSDANMKIVHGEAGYILEDVPHLSDYIPNLPTYPNPLRSNPAYSVVKQYFVHVDDTVPQKVVVHKDSPRGVHFRRAGPRQKVYFKSDDVRACIVTCGGLCPGLNTVIREIVCGLSYMYGVNSVIGIDGGYRGFYSKNTVTLTPKVVNDIHKRGGTFLGTSRGGHDTNKIVDSIQDRGINQVYVIGGDGTQRGAAVIYEEIRRRGLKVAVVGIPKTIDNDIPVIDKSFGFDTAVEEAQRAINAAHVEAESVENGIGIVKLMGRYSGFIAMYATLASRDVDCCLIPESPFFLEGNGGLFEFIEKRLKENGHMVIVIAEGAGQDLLTEENAQAMNAKDASGNKLLQDVGLWISQRIKDHFARKNKMAITLKYIDPTYMIRAVPSNASDNVYCTLLAQSAVHGAMAGFTGYTSGLVNGRQTYIPFQRIIERQNQVVITDRMWARLLSSTNQPSFINPKDGEKIKKTEQHPTRLSEGKNCKDVEVKKAEKPPTQILGVDNSKVGQNSENHVDSSNKA from the exons ATGGCTTCTAGTGATGCCAATATGAAGATCGTTCATGGCGAAGCTGGTTATATACTCGAAGACGTTCCTCACTTATCCGACTACATTCCCAATCTTCCT ACATATCCGAATCCGTTGCGGTCGAATCCAGCTTACTCAGTTGTGAA GCAATATTTCGTGCACGTGGACGATACCGTTCCTCAGAAG GTTGTTGTTCACAAGGATAGTCCCAGGGGTGTGCATTTTCGACGTGCAGGGCCTCGACAAaag GTGTATTTTAAATCGGATGATGTGCGGGCATGCATTGTTACTTGTGGTGGTCTGTGCCCTGGCCTCAACACCGTCATCAGGGAAATTGTCTGTGGCCTTTCTTACATGTACGGTGTCAACAGTGTCATTGGCATAGAT GGTGGTTATAGAGGATTTTATTCAAAAAACACCGTTACTTTAACACCTAAGGTGGTCAATGATATCCATAAACGTGGGGGTACGTTTCTTGGGACATCACGAGGAGGGCATGATACTAACAAGATAGTTGACAGCATCCAGGATCGTGGAATAAATCAG GTTTATGTTATTGGAGGTGATGGAACACAGAGAGGAGCAGCTGTGATTTATGAG GAAATTAGACGGAGAGGGCTGAAAGTAGCAGTAGTTGGGATTCCTAAAACCATAGACAATGACATCCCG GTCATTGACAAGTCATTTGGTTTTGATACTGCGGTTGAGGAGGCTCAACGTGCCATTAATGCAGCACACGTTGAAGCTGAAAGTGTTGAGAATGGCATTGGCATTGTAAAGCTTATGGGGCGCTATAGTG GTTTTATTGCGATGTATGCTACTCTTGCTAGTAGAGACGTGGACTGTTGCCTGATTCCAGAGTCACCCTTCTTCCTTGAAGGAAATGGTGGGCTGTTTGAATTTATTGAGAAGAGGCTAAAAGAAAATGGTCATATGGTTATAGTTATAGCAGAGGGGGCTGGTCAAGATCTTCTTACAGAGGAAAATGCTCAAGCCATGAATGCTAAAGATGCTTCTGGAAACAAGCTACTTCAAGACGTTGGTCTATGGATATCCCAAAGGATCAAG GATCATTTTGCCAGGAAAAATAAGATGGCTATCACTCTTAAATATATAG ATCCCACTTACATGATACGTGCAGTTCCAAGTAATGCATCAGACAATGTCTACTGTACGCTTCTTGCTCAGAGTGCAGTTCATGGAGCAATGGCTGGGTTTACTGGATACACAAGTGGGCTTGTCAATGGAAGACAAACTTATATTCCATTCCAA AGAATCATTGAGAGGCAGAACCAGGTTGTGATTACCGATAGGATGTGGGCAAGACTTCTTTCTTCGACCAACCAGCCAAGCTTTATAAACCCCAAAGATGGGGAGAAAATCAAGAAAACAGAACAGCATCCTACTCGGTTGTCAGAAGGGAAAAATTGCAAAGATGTTGAAGTCAAGAAAGCAGAGAAACCTCCCACTCAGATCCTCGGAGTGGACAACTCTAAAGTTGGACAAAATTCAGAAAACCATGTTGACAGTAGTAACAAGGCATAA
- the LOC140180783 gene encoding syntaxin-21-like: MNASKKIADAKVAKDFQAVLKKFQKAQRLAAERETAYTEPHFYTANEADANSGKTPEQRALLVEFRRQEVLFLDNEIVFNEAIIEEREHGIQAIQQQIGEVNEIFKDLAVLVHEQGTMIGLVVI, from the exons ATGAAT GCAAGCAAGAAGATAGCAGATGCTAAAGTCGCGAAAGATTTTCAGGCAGTGTTGAAAAAATTTCAGAAGGCACAGCGTCTTGCGGCAGAGAGGGAAACTGCTTACACCGAACCCCATTT CTATACAGCTAATGAAGCAGATGCTAATTCTGGTAAGACTCCAGAACAGCGTGCCCTTCTTGTGGAATTCAGAAG GCAAGAGGTCTTGTTTTTAGATAATGAGATTGTCTTCAATGAGGCTATCATTGAAGAAAGAGAGCATGGCATTCAAGCAATTCAGCAGCAAATTGGTGAAGTAAATGAAATTTTTAAAGACCTTGCTGTGCTTGTGCATGAACAAGGAACTATGATTGGTTTAGTTGTTATTTAG